The sequence CGCTCATCCAGCAATATATCGTGGACGCGCAGCAATGGATTACCTTTCAGGAGCTCACGGACATTCTTACGATCTCCCAAATGACGCCCGGGCCGATCGCCGTCAATACCTCGACGTTTGTGGGAACGCGTATCGCGGGTTTCCCGGGAGCGGTGACCGCTACCATAGGATGTATATTGGCGGGCGTTCTTCTTTGCTCGACGCTTTATTACCTGTTCCGAAAATATAGCGGGATCGACGGGGTAAACGACGTGCTGAGCGGCCTGCGCGCCTGCTCGGTGGGATTGATCGCGTCGTCGGCGTGTACTATTTTGTTGATCGCGCTTATGGGCAGCGCACAGCCGTCGACAGTCAGCGTCGATCTTTTTACGGCGGCCGTTTTCGCCTCCGCTTTGTTTGTGCTGCGCAAATGCAAGATGAATCCTATGCTGGTCATGCTGCTTTGCGGCGCGGCAGGCGTAGGATTTTATATGATCCAAGAACTGCTATGGTAAAAGCGGTATATCCCGTGTAGTATTGCACACGCGTATTATGAAAATTCCAGTGAAAATCGTATCAATATGCACATCTGTGAAATAACCGACAATATTATCGTTAAAATTTGTTGCAATTTTGTACGATTATGCCGTTGCCTATTTACAAAGGGCGAATAATTTGTTAAAATATACACAATCTAGTATTTTATTACGTTGTTAATGTGAAAAAATTGACAAATGATAAAAAACGAGAGACGAAATGGTATGCGAAGGAGATATGGTGTGCCGTTGTGGGACGGTCCAGACGTGCAATATTCCGCTTGCCTCAGATAGCGGAGTTGCATACGGTTGTTATGCTTGAAATTTTTTTTGCAGAAATAAGAATAGAAAAGGGTTATCAAAAAAGGCGTACATGTCGCTGTGGATCAGATGTTGCTCCGGACGGTGTGGAATGCCTGCTTTTTATGTATAAGGGGGAAAAAACGGTATGAGCAGGAAAGTAACAATCATTGGCGCGGGCAGTGTTGGGTCTACCATTACATATACGATGGCAGTAACAGGGCTTGCTTCGGAGGTAGTGATGATCGACATCAACACCGAAAAGGCGCTGGGAGAGGCGATGGACGTGAGGCAGGGTACGCCGTTCTGTTCGCCGATGAAAATTTATGCAGGGACCTATGAGGACGCCAAAGGCTCGGATGTGGTTATTATTACGTCCGGCATGCCGAGAAAGGCGGGTCAATCGCGCATTGACCTTGCACAGACCAACGTCGACGTGATCAAGCAGATTGCGCCGGACATCGTAAAGCATGCGCCGGACGCGCTCTATATCCTTGTGAGCAATCCGGTGGATATACTGACCTATACTTTCTGCAAGGTATCAGGCTTGCCGGAAAGCAGGATCATCGGATCGGGAACGATACTCGATACGGCGCGTCTGCGCTCAAGAATCGCGGAATACCTGGAAATCAGCCAGAAGAATATCCACGCCTACGTCATGGGTGAGCATGGAGACAGTTCCTTTGTGCCGTGGTCCATCGCGCAGGTGGGGAGCGTGAATTTCCTTGACTATAAGCGCAGGTTCCACTATAAAAAGCTTTGGAATCCGGAGATCGATCCCGACGAGATTGAAAATTATATCAGGACGTCGGGCGCGAAAATTATTGGGCGCAAAGGCGCGACTTTCTATGCGATAGCGATTTCCGTATGTACGATCGTGCAGTGCATGTTTGGCAGCGCGAATACGGCGATGACGGTATCTTCCATGCTCCATGGCGAGTACGGGATCGACGACGTATGCCTTTCGATCCCATTCCTGGTGGGGCCGGACGGCGTATGCGGGAACGTGCTTCCGCCGCTTACGGAGGAAGAAGTTGCCAAGCTTCGCCACAGCGCGGACGTCTTGAAAAATGTAATCAAGCAGATTAATTTATAAAATTACCAGCCATAGTGGGAGGGAAGACAAATGGAATACCGTATTGAACGTGACTCGATGGGCGAAATGCAGGTGCCGGCCGACCGTTACTGGGCGGCACAAACGCAGAGAAGTCTGCAGAATTTTGAGATTGGCGACGAAAAAATGCCCAGGGAAATTACGTATGCCTTTGGGATTTTGAAGAAAGCGGCCGCGATCGCGAACCGCAACCTTGGCAAGCTGAGCGAAGAAAAATGCCATGCAATAGAGCAGGCGTGCGACGAAGTGATCTCCGGTAAACTGAACGGCCATTTTCCGCTTGTAGTGTGGCAGACGGGCAGCGGAACACAGTCTAATATGAATGCGAACGAGGTCATTGCCAACCGTGGAAACGAAATCGCGGGCGAAAAGCTTTTGCATCCGAATGACGACGTCAACATGTCGCAAAGCTCCAACGATACTTTCCCGACGGCGATGCATATTGCGGCGGTCCTCAATATCGAGGACAAACTGATGCCCGAAATGGACCGTATGATCGAGACGTTTAAGCGGCTTGAAAAAGAAAACGAAGGGGTTGTCAAAAGCGGGCGCACGCATTTGCAGGACGCGACGCCGATCGCCTTTTCGCAGGAGATCAGCGGCTGGCGCAATATGATTGAGAAAACGAAAAAAATGCTGGAAGCGGCGTTGCCGGGACTGAAAGAATTGGCGCTCGGCGGCACGGCCGTCGGTACCGGCCTTAACGCCCCCAAGGGTTTTGCGGAAGAGATCGCCAGGCAGGTGG comes from Christensenellaceae bacterium and encodes:
- a CDS encoding chromate transporter; translation: MELLFNLFVNFLQVGLFSFGGGYATIPLIQQYIVDAQQWITFQELTDILTISQMTPGPIAVNTSTFVGTRIAGFPGAVTATIGCILAGVLLCSTLYYLFRKYSGIDGVNDVLSGLRACSVGLIASSACTILLIALMGSAQPSTVSVDLFTAAVFASALFVLRKCKMNPMLVMLLCGAAGVGFYMIQELLW
- the ldh1_1 gene encoding L-lactate dehydrogenase 1; the encoded protein is MSRKVTIIGAGSVGSTITYTMAVTGLASEVVMIDINTEKALGEAMDVRQGTPFCSPMKIYAGTYEDAKGSDVVIITSGMPRKAGQSRIDLAQTNVDVIKQIAPDIVKHAPDALYILVSNPVDILTYTFCKVSGLPESRIIGSGTILDTARLRSRIAEYLEISQKNIHAYVMGEHGDSSFVPWSIAQVGSVNFLDYKRRFHYKKLWNPEIDPDEIENYIRTSGAKIIGRKGATFYAIAISVCTIVQCMFGSANTAMTVSSMLHGEYGIDDVCLSIPFLVGPDGVCGNVLPPLTEEEVAKLRHSADVLKNVIKQINL
- the fumC gene encoding fumarate hydratase class II — its product is MEYRIERDSMGEMQVPADRYWAAQTQRSLQNFEIGDEKMPREITYAFGILKKAAAIANRNLGKLSEEKCHAIEQACDEVISGKLNGHFPLVVWQTGSGTQSNMNANEVIANRGNEIAGEKLLHPNDDVNMSQSSNDTFPTAMHIAAVLNIEDKLMPEMDRMIETFKRLEKENEGVVKSGRTHLQDATPIAFSQEISGWRNMIEKTKKMLEAALPGLKELALGGTAVGTGLNAPKGFAEEIARQVGNLTGKAFVTAENKFHALTSKDDLVFAHGALKALAANMMKIANDVRWLASGPRCGLGEIFIPENEPGSSIMPGKVNPTQCESMTMIAVQVMANDVAVGMAASQGNFELNVFMPVCIYNFLQSVRLLSDGLRSFNNNCASGIRADREKMKHNLHNSLMLVTALNPYIGYDNAARTVKKAHKENISLKEACVALGFLTEEKFDEVFHPEEMV